In Bacillus sp. SB49, a single window of DNA contains:
- a CDS encoding ComE operon protein 2 codes for MERITWNQYFMSQSYLLKSRSTCQRLAVGAVIVRDKRMIAGGYNGSVSGGVHCIDEGCYVVDGHCVRTIHAEMNALLQCAKFGVATENAEIYVTHFPCLHCTKAIIQAGIQAVYYSEDYKNDPYAVEMLQQAGVRIQKVAIEREPMHVEHQQLMVELLDKLEHYEDPDVQHLRKKADELFRYSE; via the coding sequence ATGGAACGGATTACTTGGAATCAATATTTCATGTCCCAGAGTTACTTGCTGAAGTCTCGAAGCACTTGTCAGCGGCTCGCCGTCGGGGCAGTCATTGTTAGAGATAAACGAATGATCGCAGGAGGATATAACGGCAGCGTATCAGGCGGTGTCCATTGTATCGATGAAGGGTGCTATGTGGTGGACGGCCATTGTGTACGTACCATTCATGCAGAAATGAACGCCCTTCTTCAATGTGCCAAGTTCGGTGTTGCAACGGAAAATGCAGAAATTTACGTCACTCACTTTCCGTGCCTTCACTGTACAAAAGCCATCATTCAAGCTGGTATTCAAGCTGTTTATTATAGTGAAGACTATAAGAATGATCCTTATGCGGTCGAAATGCTTCAGCAGGCAGGTGTACGCATTCAGAAAGTCGCTATTGAACGGGAGCCGATGCACGTGGAGCATCAACAGCTCATGGTTGAACTTCTCGACAAACTGGAACATTATGAAGATCCTGACGTCCAACATTTGAGAAAAAAGGCGGACGAACTCTTCCGTTATTCTGAATGA
- a CDS encoding helix-hairpin-helix domain-containing protein — protein sequence MTKWKRYLWLGAPLLIILLLYWRESMSPTPAAVEKVEAKHEEEAEAKQEETATFRVDVKGEVSKPGVYVVRPGMRVDDVIREAGGMTEFADPLQVNLAQILQDEMVVLVPSAAEEAAVPGPSASAVGEKLAVNQATAAEMETLPGIGPSKAEAIIQYREENGPFASVDDLVNVPGIGEKTLENMRDSIRAP from the coding sequence ATGACCAAATGGAAAAGGTACCTATGGCTGGGAGCCCCTCTCTTGATCATTCTTCTTCTTTACTGGCGGGAATCGATGTCACCTACACCGGCAGCGGTAGAGAAAGTGGAAGCTAAACACGAAGAGGAAGCAGAGGCGAAGCAAGAAGAGACTGCAACGTTCCGTGTGGATGTAAAGGGAGAAGTGAGCAAGCCGGGCGTATATGTCGTCCGCCCGGGAATGCGGGTGGACGATGTAATTCGTGAGGCGGGCGGTATGACGGAATTTGCAGACCCGCTTCAGGTGAATTTAGCACAGATCCTCCAGGACGAGATGGTCGTTTTGGTACCGAGTGCTGCTGAAGAAGCGGCCGTACCCGGTCCGAGTGCTTCAGCGGTGGGAGAGAAGCTGGCCGTCAATCAAGCGACTGCGGCGGAAATGGAGACACTACCGGGAATTGGTCCTTCTAAGGCTGAGGCGATCATCCAATACAGGGAAGAGAACGGCCCTTTTGCATCTGTTGATGATCTAGTGAATGTACCCGGGATAGGAGAGAAGACCCTTGAGAATATGAGGGACAGTATAAGGGCTCCTTGA
- the comER gene encoding late competence protein ComER: protein MNIGIIGTGNMGNLLVTSFIRSGAVAEKDITIFNRTPAKADALKDQFPTIQVAENLAALQKNSDIVFLCVKPHNYKDVLDALKAGWSEQQCLISITSPVSVSQLEEVTPCQVARIVPSITNHALAGVSLFTFSDRVTASNRALLEKLFENISTPIDIQEEHIRVSSDIVSCGPAFISYLLSNWIKAAGEVAGLPEDKATALTEEMVVGLGELLSQKVMTLEELMAKVTVKGGVTGEGLQALEDNIGPLFQKMFEATQKKHKEDKATIDLS from the coding sequence TTGAATATAGGAATCATCGGAACTGGAAACATGGGAAATCTGCTGGTAACCAGTTTTATTAGAAGTGGTGCGGTCGCAGAAAAAGACATTACCATATTCAACCGGACGCCGGCAAAAGCGGACGCATTAAAAGATCAATTCCCAACCATTCAGGTGGCGGAAAATTTAGCGGCCCTTCAGAAGAACAGCGATATCGTATTCCTTTGTGTGAAACCGCATAACTACAAGGATGTGTTGGATGCCTTAAAAGCAGGATGGAGCGAACAGCAATGCCTCATTTCCATTACAAGCCCGGTCTCTGTTTCACAGCTGGAAGAGGTGACTCCGTGTCAGGTCGCAAGAATCGTCCCTTCGATCACAAATCACGCACTGGCAGGAGTAAGTCTGTTCACATTCAGCGACAGAGTGACAGCATCCAACCGTGCTCTGTTAGAAAAATTATTTGAAAACATTTCCACGCCGATAGATATCCAAGAAGAACATATCAGAGTCTCTTCCGATATCGTTTCGTGCGGTCCAGCCTTCATCAGTTATTTACTTAGTAATTGGATTAAGGCAGCAGGAGAAGTTGCCGGCCTGCCGGAAGATAAAGCGACGGCATTGACCGAAGAAATGGTGGTGGGACTTGGAGAGCTGCTCTCCCAAAAGGTGATGACCCTTGAAGAGCTGATGGCCAAAGTGACCGTGAAGGGCGGGGTTACCGGAGAAGGACTTCAGGCGTTGGAAGACAATATAGGTCCTTTGTTTCAAAAGATGTTTGAAGCAACCCAGAAGAAGCATAAAGAGGATAAAGCAACAATTGATTTAAGCTAA
- a CDS encoding class I SAM-dependent DNA methyltransferase, whose protein sequence is MAQVYDRLMEDAPYDRWVEFTDRMLKKFHPKAAAIIDLGCGTGEITHRLHKRGYHMTGIDLSSDMLTIAQQKDPKAPIAWHRQDMTSLSGFHDVDCIISYCDVINYVTEEDAVKDSFRHIHEALGKDGLFLFDVHSIEHIQQDLLGATFAEVYDDLSYVWFCDPGEKENSFVHDLTFFVQTNGLYNRFDEVHYQQGYQTEDLATWLKDAGFLLKGIYADFRKQPSQEGDRLLFVCQKESK, encoded by the coding sequence ATGGCGCAAGTATATGATCGTCTGATGGAGGATGCTCCTTATGACCGCTGGGTTGAATTCACGGATCGTATGCTGAAGAAATTCCATCCGAAAGCTGCAGCCATTATTGATCTGGGTTGTGGAACCGGTGAAATCACCCATCGCCTTCACAAACGTGGATACCATATGACGGGCATCGATCTTTCTTCCGATATGCTGACCATTGCTCAGCAAAAGGATCCAAAGGCTCCGATTGCCTGGCATAGGCAGGATATGACATCCTTGAGTGGCTTCCATGATGTAGATTGTATCATCAGTTACTGTGATGTTATCAACTACGTAACAGAAGAGGATGCGGTAAAGGATTCTTTCCGCCATATTCACGAAGCTCTTGGTAAGGATGGTCTATTCTTGTTTGATGTTCATTCTATAGAGCATATTCAACAAGACCTTTTAGGTGCCACATTTGCCGAAGTGTATGACGATTTATCTTATGTATGGTTTTGTGATCCTGGTGAAAAAGAGAACAGCTTCGTCCATGATTTGACGTTCTTCGTTCAGACGAATGGTTTGTATAATCGTTTTGATGAAGTTCACTACCAACAGGGGTACCAGACAGAAGATTTGGCAACCTGGCTCAAAGATGCAGGCTTTCTTTTGAAAGGCATTTATGCCGACTTTCGTAAACAGCCTTCACAAGAAGGAGATAGGCTTCTGTTCGTTTGTCAAAAGGAAAGCAAATGA
- the rsfS gene encoding ribosome silencing factor, producing the protein MESKELVTLAAQACDEKRANDIVVLDMAEVSLIADYFLICEGSNERQVQAIARELKNQAEEQGIEVKRMEGFEQARWILVDLNDVVCHIFHKDERHYYNLERLWGDADTVPVEGIGS; encoded by the coding sequence TTGGAAAGCAAAGAACTAGTGACACTGGCCGCACAGGCCTGTGACGAAAAAAGAGCAAACGACATTGTCGTACTAGATATGGCCGAAGTATCGCTGATTGCCGATTATTTTCTGATCTGTGAGGGATCAAATGAACGTCAAGTGCAGGCGATTGCAAGGGAATTGAAAAACCAGGCCGAAGAGCAAGGGATCGAAGTGAAAAGAATGGAAGGTTTTGAGCAGGCGCGTTGGATACTGGTGGATCTGAATGACGTTGTTTGTCACATTTTCCACAAAGATGAACGCCACTATTATAACCTCGAAAGACTATGGGGAGATGCGGATACTGTTCCTGTAGAAGGGATCGGCAGTTAA
- the yqeK gene encoding bis(5'-nucleosyl)-tetraphosphatase (symmetrical) YqeK: MKLTREQALAYVKPYLKPERYEHTVRVADTAIELASRFGVDKSQAELAAALHDYAKYMPRNLMERWIKQDRRLPKDLLHYHHELWHGPVGALMLEQELGLEDEAVLSAITYHTTGKKHMSPLDKVVFLADYIEPGRNFPGVDEVREIAETNLEQACALALKNTIVFLISKERTVYPDTFHAYNDLI; the protein is encoded by the coding sequence ATGAAACTGACTCGTGAACAAGCGCTGGCATATGTGAAACCGTATTTAAAGCCGGAGCGGTATGAACACACAGTAAGGGTGGCGGACACTGCGATTGAGCTTGCTTCCCGTTTCGGAGTGGATAAATCGCAGGCGGAGCTTGCTGCAGCCCTCCACGATTATGCAAAGTATATGCCCAGAAACTTGATGGAGCGCTGGATTAAGCAGGACAGGCGCCTGCCGAAAGACCTGCTGCATTACCACCACGAATTGTGGCACGGACCTGTAGGGGCATTGATGCTGGAACAGGAGCTGGGACTCGAAGATGAGGCGGTTCTTTCGGCGATCACTTACCATACCACAGGAAAGAAACACATGTCTCCATTAGACAAGGTCGTATTTCTGGCTGATTATATAGAACCTGGCCGTAACTTCCCCGGGGTTGATGAAGTGCGGGAAATTGCAGAAACTAATCTGGAGCAAGCATGTGCCCTTGCCTTGAAGAATACCATCGTATTTCTAATTAGTAAGGAAAGGACCGTTTATCCGGACACGTTTCATGCATATAATGATTTAATCTAA
- a CDS encoding nicotinate-nucleotide adenylyltransferase, producing MKRIGILGGTFDPPHLGHLTMAEYVYEEMGLDEVWFMPSYIPPHKEEASTDADKRVAMVERAISGHPDFRVCDIERKREGTSYTVDTMRDLKRLYPEVIFYFIIGGDMVEHLPKWNRIEELVDIVQFVGVNRPGYERSHEIPVEFVDIPSVDISSTVIRERVAAGKSIRYIVPESVTQYMKEYGLYETDS from the coding sequence ATGAAGAGGATTGGAATACTCGGCGGAACCTTCGATCCACCCCACCTCGGACACTTAACGATGGCCGAGTATGTGTATGAAGAAATGGGCCTCGACGAGGTTTGGTTCATGCCTTCTTATATTCCACCGCACAAGGAAGAGGCTTCTACGGATGCCGATAAGCGGGTGGCCATGGTGGAACGTGCCATCAGCGGCCATCCGGACTTCCGAGTGTGTGATATTGAAAGAAAGCGGGAAGGCACGTCTTATACAGTCGATACCATGCGTGATTTAAAGCGGCTGTATCCGGAAGTCATTTTCTATTTCATTATCGGCGGAGACATGGTAGAACATCTGCCGAAGTGGAACAGGATTGAGGAGTTGGTGGATATCGTCCAGTTTGTAGGGGTGAACCGCCCTGGGTATGAACGCAGCCATGAAATACCCGTCGAATTCGTCGATATCCCATCTGTAGACATTTCTTCGACTGTGATCAGGGAGAGGGTCGCTGCCGGAAAGAGTATCCGCTATATAGTCCCCGAATCCGTCACACAATACATGAAGGAGTATGGTCTATATGAAACTGACTCGTGA
- the yhbY gene encoding ribosome assembly RNA-binding protein YhbY, translated as MLTSKQKKHLRTISHPIQPIFQVGKAGVNENMTVQISEALEKRELIKVSILQNCFEDNRQVADEIVEATGAELVQLIGNTIILYKESEENKQIELP; from the coding sequence ATGTTAACAAGTAAACAGAAAAAGCATCTGAGAACAATATCTCATCCGATTCAGCCTATTTTTCAAGTAGGTAAAGCGGGTGTTAATGAAAATATGACCGTTCAAATCAGTGAAGCGCTGGAGAAACGGGAGTTAATTAAAGTGAGTATTCTCCAAAACTGCTTTGAGGATAATCGTCAGGTGGCTGACGAAATTGTAGAAGCAACAGGAGCTGAGCTCGTTCAACTGATTGGAAACACGATTATTTTGTATAAAGAATCCGAAGAAAACAAACAAATCGAACTACCTTAA
- the aroE gene encoding shikimate dehydrogenase, with translation MLNLGLIGHPVGHSLSPWIHNQLMQQQGLNGEYKLYDIDPEQFDERMAWLKTQNLDGFNVTVPYKEKIIAHLDGLDTSARHLGAVNTVKCTEEGWIGYNTDGIGFVYSLKQRYPDLFNGSAKALLLGSGGAARGIFEALIREGIREVNVSNRTVERAEKLIKELPFDGKADAVTLADAEQTLGMYDLVIQTTTVGMSPEEDSLIIAMERLTKGTVVSDIVYRPMKTKLLAEADKRGARLHFGHEMLLQQAVYAFSIWTGTSPESKLLLQEFEQKLKGV, from the coding sequence TTGTTGAACTTAGGATTGATTGGACATCCGGTCGGACACTCTTTGTCGCCTTGGATTCATAACCAGCTTATGCAACAGCAAGGTTTAAACGGGGAATATAAACTTTATGATATAGATCCGGAACAATTTGATGAGCGAATGGCATGGCTGAAGACGCAAAATCTTGACGGGTTTAATGTAACCGTTCCTTATAAAGAGAAAATAATAGCACACCTGGACGGCTTGGACACGAGCGCCCGCCACCTTGGAGCGGTCAATACGGTAAAGTGTACGGAAGAGGGCTGGATCGGATATAACACAGACGGAATCGGATTCGTCTATTCTTTGAAGCAGCGCTATCCTGATTTATTCAACGGCAGTGCAAAAGCTCTTCTTCTCGGGAGCGGCGGCGCAGCGCGTGGTATATTCGAAGCATTAATACGCGAAGGGATACGGGAGGTCAACGTATCTAACCGTACCGTAGAACGCGCGGAGAAACTGATCAAGGAGCTGCCGTTTGATGGGAAAGCAGATGCTGTTACTTTAGCGGACGCAGAGCAGACACTCGGCATGTATGATCTGGTTATCCAGACAACTACTGTAGGAATGAGTCCTGAGGAAGACAGCCTTATAATAGCTATGGAACGCTTGACAAAAGGGACGGTTGTGAGCGATATTGTTTATCGTCCTATGAAGACGAAACTGCTGGCAGAAGCAGATAAGAGGGGAGCTCGTCTCCATTTTGGCCATGAAATGCTTTTGCAGCAAGCAGTTTATGCATTTTCCATTTGGACAGGGACCAGTCCCGAGTCCAAGCTGCTGCTTCAAGAGTTCGAACAAAAGTTGAAAGGGGTATAG